In Brassica napus cultivar Da-Ae chromosome A3, Da-Ae, whole genome shotgun sequence, the sequence ggccacaagaagtttcattgcatcttggtccagaatgtgcagagatgacgtggatgcttgctttccaacaagcagcgGTTTCTCTAccaaatagccaatcactactacagtcaagctaaatgactataaccaagcgctgagtgggaggcaacccactattaggtattttatttaggttttattagctagcatttatttactttcgttttattctttcagatttaggagacccaagtaggaggacctgaatatcgaccgccgacgagacgtcgacatcgctcgacatggacaaccacacgacgatcgatgtaacatattcccatcgatcgatatctactCCGATCAGATGTATCTtccctacttgttacatttcgtacatcatgaACTATTTCATCTTGACTCCgactgagttacactgggacagtgtaatttaagtctggggagagatttactgatataatttattttattcttatataaaaggaattttaataaattatgcttagctattgaaaatagggaccataatcttatattgatataaacttgaatatctaaccaatctttagcatcattttagatttactgattggagatagcactatagatgctaaagcagatcaacctatcaactacacacttgccttgaaacACATGAAgcaaccaaagctgatttccaacactaaaccttacataaccgcttgtcttggggcttggtatacaaaAATGGGAGATCGATTTCTTTGATGAGTCTGGAAAATTAACGCATAAAGGAGTTGATAGAATCTATTTTCACATCTTTCTCTTCTGTGACTTAGTTACTTTTTAAAGATGTCTGatccttgcatcctatgatcgatactcccaaggtaaagcattcactttatatttactgtaagaaatgaaatcagtagaggggatgtcagacgtgaattgatgagttgtgttatgttagaaatggttgctaagttaggatattgcatagtgtgcttctgtgattaggactttttaaatgtggttgcaaaattgttgaggaaaagatttcttgctttaaaatcttaagtccctaaaattttcaaacctctttcaaagagactgcatgtatgttttgcttgaggacaagcaaaagggtaagtctgggggagttgatataccttggatttgacccggtTTCATCCacggtatataggtgttttactatatatatatatctatgttttttacttttctaggtatgttttcaggtttaggtgcatttcggagtaaagctatgactttggagcattttggagcttaaaggacatttcacccgagctgaccacgtagaggtcgacgagaggaagaacaatcgatcgatgcgcatcagtgctgacaatcgataccaggagatgcctcgacaaatgaagattaatatcgatcgatgtacacaagtaccatcgtcgatgtcgagacatcagacacgcgacattttggattcagcagacttaaaaaccaaggccaagccaaattacaaaaatgccatgacgagtttttaacctagtagattatatactgcctaagtgttttgacggcaagAGAACTTTTTGGGTAGAGAcctttttgttacaagttttagagagaaaatcacttgtgattggaactccttgttatcatttcttttcatctatactatgagtttctatttcttcattgttatgaattgctttgctatgtctgagtagttcaattattagatccagggttcagataggtttgtgggattagccccaaactatagatctgccttgttgtgatattcatgatagatttgtattcattgcttgttttagccttgctaactagaacttgatcataggattgcatattcaagcacccttgttatcccatcctgacatctctatatcatattaggactgctagagagggctaaccgccaatttagtatcttaatagggcatttcatactcgcgcataggcctggctagaacccatcgattgatgtcctcaactgactatcgatcgacgttggcaaaggtgtatcggtcgacgtcccaataggaccatcgatcgacactctctcgttgtcgacatactaaccgttgagacacgagatctaatctgtaaccagtgaaacatgcgacagctgatcactgagttaagcggttgagctctaatatatcatgcatgcaacaaataggcatctataggtattataatctccaacacttgaatagtggccctgcatctaatatcatttccaaccaattTACGTTTACTAGTTACtttgcttgttactattgctatctcatttaaacatttacaactcttagaattaataaacactagatttatttgttccctagctccttgtggattcgatccctaagtactacatctgaacctcttttgatgagagtaacactccttagggtaatttgagtggtatcaataaCAGCGTTATTGATTATCGTCGATATATCTTCAGTGGTTTGTGTGCCAGCATTCACCGCGGAAACATAGTATTGAGATGGCTGGTCTTCACCAATGAGGGTCATCTTGACAACAATTGCATCGATTTTTGAAGCAATTTCTTTAAGACTCTCTATAATTTCTGCTTGGAATGAGATTAATGTTTCGTCAACTTTAGAAATTTTTGCGTCCAGAAGATTGACGTCTCCCTTCATCTTATCCCTAACCATAGACGCCAAAAACTCAGGGTCAACACCTTCTTGGATTATGGTCGAAGATGTCGCCTTCGGCTTGCTATTCTTTCGGTTCACAGCTTCCGCCTTTGCCTCGTCACGCATCCTAAATGCCTCCACTATAGATACACCACCAGGAAAGCAAGTTTGTGAGAACGGAAACCGCTCCTCAACTAAGTTAACCAAATTTTCCACTATGGTCTCGTCCTTGTCGTCTGACCAAGCAACGCCGTCAGCTGTGTTGACAATGTTATTGTCATCAGGAATAATAGAATGCACGACGGCCTGCGGAATTGtcaaatatgaattttaattgtttcaaattaataaacattttaaccgaaccAATACAAAACTAAGTCATACAAATTACCTTTCCCTCAGAGTCTATGTCACGAGCATGCCCAGGGTGAATGCTCTTTTTGTCTGATTTGTCATCGTCCAGAATGTCTCCGTCAGCTTCTCCAGATTCATCTTCAGATCCAGAAGAACTACCGTCCTGAACCACCAGTCAGAGCAGGAACGGCTTCAATCATGACTAGCTGCAACGATAACACAAGCCCTTTTAAGGCAATTGTGTTTTGCAAGAGCGCAACCTCCTTCCTCTCTTTAATACTGGTCATAAGCATATCAAAAGAAACCCGCCCCCGAGGAAATGCAAGAAAAGCATCCAAGTCTTTGATTAACTCAGCTTGGTCATGAGAAATACGTGGTGTATGGGTCGTCGGCAATATGACAGCCGCCAGCAATGACAGATATGCATACTTCAGCCTAATTTCCTTGTCATTCACCGTCTTCTTCTGCAACATCCTCACAACAGATGAAACAGGAACCTCTTTAAGGGTTCCGAACAGTTCTCCCCAGTATGGTTTCTCCGTTATATGACTCTTGCATCTCTTCTTAGACCTTTTGGCAAATCTCCCGCAGTTTAATCCTGTCACAATCGCAAATTCTCTAAGGGAAAATCGTATCGGTTTTTCGGCAAAGACGAACCATGCTTCATGCTTCTTCGACACTTTAAGTTGTCTagatataatatatctaccaaACCTCcctgagaacgatggtttgtcgGCTATTTCCAATAACCTTCCAAATTGCGATCCTCGAATCCGTTCAACTTCGTCGGGATCTAGGGCGTTGAAAATATGCCTCAAAGCGCATGGTTTACGGTATGCGGTGACCCTAACCCTGCTTGGTTCTTCTCCGATTGCAAAGATTCTCCGGTAATTCACATGGTGGAATCTGAGATTCATCCCCCTCCATCGTTTTCCACTTTCTTGGACTGTTCACTTGGCGATCGATAACtaatactttttataatttgaaaactaaaTCTACAATGTAGATTTCTTTAAAGGTCAAAGGATTTTCAGAGGGGATATGGTGTCAGTCACTCAAGATTCACCGTATCTCTCTATAAGATTTGGGCTACGATAAAGGTGCAACGATTCACGTAGGGGTAGCAGTGTCAATATGGAAAGTGAACAGTGAACTCGTGCGTCTATTGGGCATTTCGCCAATTATGGGAGAAGTCCTTGGTAGAGGTCCAAATTtctctttaaatattttaaataaaataactgaAGATATTTTTATACAGTTTTTTTGGAATTTGAATCTAATATGatcttattttataattataaatatacgatcttttaaatgttacaaatttataaatttataaaataatttaataattattatgcaTTAAGATTAATCTAATTTTGACTTATATACAcactataaatttaataatatataaatttatagcactattatatattaaattaaatcagaaatattattaaataattcaatatattaattaatttataaattatgaaaGTAAACTAAAgtacatataaacataaaataatgaaaattgcTAAATTTTACAGtattgtttaattataaaatatattaaaaaactaagtattaaataaatgacaactaattataatttataaaatattttataatttatgtactaaaattagattaatatatatttatatgataaaataaaataatatttatatttatattatttataatataatgaaaACAAGTTATGGCtggtatttttacaattataatttttacagATTATTCCAACAATCATGAAATATCTTAATCGtatgaaataattttaacaaacaaattaattcattaaaatttaTGTAACAATTGACCATTGCAaggactttttaaaatatattactccaatttaattttaatttgttaaaataaagtaaaacaaATGTGAAACACACCAAATAAATgaattgttatattttgattattatataattatatttatacaaaactataaggggaatttgccaaatatgactcaaaacttcgttttgattgcaaaagtatactcaaacttgaatcaaatgcaaaagtaacccaaagCCTTGTAAAATTACAGCCAGCCCCTtgtgacaaaacaaaaaaacagaattcatttttacgaatatatctCGCTAAGTCTTCTGACTCTTCTGAAATGTTGTACGTCGATACGACGtccttggaagtcgtctggtataTTTGatcttaaaattaatttataaattttgtataaaatgttttgacaagtgaaaaattaaaatcatgtaattataaacagttttaagtgatataaattaagatataaattaagatataataaaattgaattgttttcaacatagatgagtgaaagtagtgaatcatgatattctttgatctagggtttggcaacatatgttgtagtattgtatgtattctttgGGTTAGGttttggaaagcttaaatgcttttttgaaaaattaagttttttacctacatgtgattatttatgtgtatggtaaacactttttaagtttaatttgattttatgaagtgtttagatAGTTAATTTAGTTAGGATtttgtttagggtctagactacttccatgtaagtcgtccagtgaaTAATTTAAACTAGACAACTTACAGTgaagtcgtctgttgaataattaaTATTCCTGCTAAGATTTTTAATTTTCCCACTACGAAATGTAGAAAATTCTATATTTCCGTTTAATATTCCCCcggtaagtcgtctgagtcttcT encodes:
- the LOC106421488 gene encoding uncharacterized protein LOC106421488, encoding MNLRFHHVNYRRIFAIGEEPSRVRVTAYRKPCALRHIFNALDPDEVERIRGSQFGRLLEIADKPSFSGRFGRYIISRQLKVSKKHEAWFVFAEKPIRFSLREFAIVTGLNCGRFAKRSKKRCKSHITEKPYWGELFGTLKEVPVSSVVRMLQKKTVNDKEIRLKYAYLSLLAAVILPTTHTPRISHDQAELIKDLDAFLAFPRGRVSFDMLMTSIKERKEDGSSSGSEDESGEADGDILDDDKSDKKSIHPGHARDIDSEGKAVVHSIIPDDNNIVNTADGVAWSDDKDETIVENLVNLVEERFPFSQTCFPGGVSIVEAFRMRDEAKAEAVNRKNSKPKATSSTIIQEGVDPEFLASMVRDKMKGDVNLLDAKISKVDETLISFQAEIIESLKEIASKIDAIVVKMTLIGEDQPSQYYVSAVNAGTQTTEDISTIINNAGSVGGDGVRGGYDKGVNGVDTLRGTNELERNHQFRQCDQSKASAAATAPGQSTETAPVNRSEPTLAPALIFPKPTFSLGLTQDHRIEMEAVMVVVSLHWKVVVKTLVLKQSSVTTLAGTVDSDELYGIVERSTSLSAKFVVIYEHVVDVLINHISSLFHSLAPANQKTSCVFLDTEFISMLSKTSTKFSKVLKKVSFKFPSNVVASIPADVAFGEADRFYFPFNLDKKNWVAICVDCTSWTLSVLDCNISLRSDQMMIKEVGPLAQMFPFLLTQMGKQCGCREGKPMAVDRLRSIPQHNTIMDSGVASVLFILAHAVAGVEACKCITSDVITTEVERLLVTLYEGNVGPL